One genomic segment of Coffea arabica cultivar ET-39 chromosome 6e, Coffea Arabica ET-39 HiFi, whole genome shotgun sequence includes these proteins:
- the LOC113695157 gene encoding protein CHLORORESPIRATORY REDUCTION 6, chloroplastic-like produces the protein MASIRPLSAFKQPIPTFAPSISYRQQLDCMPSSSSSSSIYPTAYFYQSRPQGPSSISVAFNPSGKYDLSLHDDDEQEQADLPPPIPPTEGRYEVVIDNDIIRRLDLVPFQSATGITSPSDAKPKEFLERTIGFTINYTREDQNDPRELSEFPDIRLWFVRLDAAYPWLPVLLDWRAGELARYAAMLVPHQMSMKKGVVFNPEALALFVMKKVFIVYSWLKENDIPMPRLKTKDMARMLGFGIGEELFDLIDEQSTPPS, from the exons ATGGCTTCCATCAGACCTCTTTCTGCATTCAAACAGCCCATTCCCACTTTTGCTCCGTCAATTTCCTATAGACAGCAATTGGATTGCATgccttcatcttcttcatcttcttctatCTATCCTACGGCTTACTTTTACCAAAGCCGGCCTCAGGGACCATCTTCTATATCTGTTGCATTCAATCCGTCAGGAAAGTACGACCTTTCTTTACATGATGATGACGAACAAG AACAAGCAGACTTGCCGCCACCAATTCCACCAACAGAAGGGAGATATGAGGTAGTGATCGACAATGACATCATACGACGACTCGATTTGgttcccttccaaagtgcaacgGGGATTACTTCACCTTCCGATG CTAAGCCAAAGGAGTTCCTTGAACGTACAATTGGCTTCACCATTAATTACACAAGAGAAGATCAAAACGACCCTCGAGAACTATCAGAATTCCCTGATATTAGGCTCTGGTTTGTCAGACTTGACGCTGCTTATCCATGGCTCCCTGTTCTATTGGACTGGCGAGCAGGTGAGCTTGCCCGTTATGCAGCTATGTTGGTTCCTCACCAG ATGAGTATGAAGAAGGGAGTAGTTTTCAACCCAGAGGCACTAGCATTGTTCGTCATGAAAAAGGTTTTCATTGTGTATTCTTGGTTAAAGGAAAATGACATCCCGATGCCTAGATTGAAGACGAAGGACATGGCCAGAATGCTTGGATTTGGAATCGGGGAGGAGCTATTTGACTTGATTGATGAACAATCAACTCCCCCTTCATAG
- the LOC113697433 gene encoding probable flavin-containing monooxygenase 1: MEKRIAIIGAGISGLLACKYALAKGYHPTVFEAQDCAGGLWNHTIESTKLQNPKEVFSFSDFPWPSSVKETFPRNTEVLKYVQSYAQHFGLLPYIKFNTKVIGIDYVGVSREEMQAWDLWGGTGQAFGSKGKWNIKVQHTTEDKSIKEYEVEFVILCIGRFSGVPNIPEFPPNHGPEIFGGKVLHSMDYSAMDNASAAALVEGKNIAIIGSEKSAVDLAAQCANVNGIDNPCTMVHRAAHWMLPSYYVWGGVRIDYLYYNRFAEILVHKPGEGFLHSALAFLLSPLRWGIAKLVESYLRWKFPLKKYNMIPPHGFLQDVFSCEFLMLPENFFDRVVDGSIVLKKSKNISFSREGLMIDGETQPLKADVIILATGYRGDQKLGNIFTCPSFQEYILGSTSSTIALYRQIIHPRIPQLAVIGYSESLNNLYTLEMKCRWLGHFLDQTFQLPSIKEMEKDVRMWDKYMKRYAGKYYRRSCLGASHIWYNDQLCKDIGCNPRRKKGFFSELIEPYGPADYAELNPRS, translated from the exons ATGGAGAAACGAATAGCTATCATCGGAGCTGGAATCAGCGGCCTGCTTGCCTGCAAGTATGCTCTAGCAAAAGGTTATCATCCGACAGTCTTCGAGGCACAAGACTGCGCTGGTGGCCTGTGGAATCACACCATTGAGTCTACTAAGCTTCAGAATCCCAAAGAAGTTTTCTCGTTTTCTGATTTCCCATGGCCCTCTTCTGTTAAAGAAACATTTCCTCGCAACACTGAAGTCTTGAAGTACGTTCAATCTTATGCTCAACATTTTGGCTTGTTACCTTACATCAAGTTCAACACCAAAGTGATTGGCATCGATTATGTGGGCGTTTCCCGTGAAGAGATGCAGGCCTGGGATCTTTGGGGTGGAACAGGACAGGCGTTTGGCTCCAAAGGCAAATGGAACATAAAAGTTCAGCACACTACTGAAGACAAATCCATTAAG GAATATGAGGTGGAATTTGTGATTCTTTGTATTGGAAGATTCAGTGGTGTGCCAAACATCCCTGAATTCCCTCCAAATCATGGTCCTGAAATTTTTGGTGGTAAGGTGTTGCATTCCATGGACTACTCGGCCATGGACAATGCCAGTGCTGCGGCATTGGTCGAAGGAAAAAACATTGCAATCATAGGTTCAGAGAAATCTGCAGTGGACTTGGCTGCTCAATGTGCAAATGTAAATG GGATTGACAACCCTTGCACAATGGTTCATAGAGCAGCTCACTGGATGCTTCCTAGTTACTATGTATGGGGAGGAGTGAGGATTGATTACTTGTACTACAATCGATTCGCAGAGATTTTGGTGCACAAGCCTGGTGAAGGATTCCTACACAGTGCATTAGCCTTCCTTCTCTCACCTTTG AGATGGGGTATTGCAAAACTTGTAGAGAGCTATCTCAGATGGAAATTTCCCTTGAAGAAGTACAACATGATACCACCACATGGCTTTCTGCAAGATGTGTTTTCTTGTGAATTCCTCATGCTACCAGAAAATTTCTTTGACAGAGTGGTAGACGGAAGCATTGTATTAAAGAAGTCAAAAAACATCAGCTTCAGCAGAGAaggattgatgattgatggagAAACTCAGCCCTTGAAAGCAGACGTTATAATTCTTGCCACTGGATACCGAGGTGATCAGAAACTCGGCAATATTTTCACTTGTCCATCTTTCCAGGAGTACATCTTAGGGTCAACAAGCTCCACAATAGCTTTATACAG GCAGATCATTCATCCGCGAATTCCACAACTTGCAGTGATAGGATACTCAGAGAGCCTGAACAACCTTTACACTCTCGAAATGAAATGCAGATGGCTGGGACATTTTCTTGATCAAACCTTTCAATTGCCGAGCATAAAGGAAATGGAGAAGGATGTTCGCATGTGGGACAAGTACATGAAGCGTTATGCTGGCAAGTACTACAGAAGATCTTGTCTTGGTGCTTCGCACATATGGTACAACGATCAATTGTGCAAGGACATTGGATGCAACCCCAGGAGAAAGAAGGGATTCTTCTCAGAGTTGATTGAACCATACGGACCAGCTGATTACGCGGAACTTAATCCTCGGTCTTAA
- the LOC113694700 gene encoding uncharacterized methyltransferase At2g41040, chloroplastic isoform X1 gives MAAVAFSPWMIGVQDRFPLDPKCPFFPYNSLSHPPLRCSSPQQFRQIIRATSAVALEPEAQIESKEGSKIDLFACPICYDPLVRKGPSGFNLPAIYRSGFKCRTCNKTYSSKNIYLDLTVTAGSKDYNEFKPAGTELFRSPLVSFLYERGWRQNFNRSGFPGPDDEFKMAQEYFQPVEGGVLVDVSCGSGLFSRKFAKSGTYSKVVALDFSENMLLQCYDFIKSDDSMLNSNLALVRADISRLPFPSGSVDGVHAGAALHCWPSPSNAVAEINRILRSGGVFVGTTFLRFSSSTPAFLRPLRQAGRNYNYLTEEEIEDVCTSCGLINYTNKVQQSFIMFSAQKP, from the exons ATGGCAGCCGTGGCTTTTTCGCCTTGGATGATTGGAGTTCAAGATCGTTTTCCTTTAGACCCGAAATGCCCTTTTTTTCCTTATAATTCCCTGTCTCATCCTCCTCTCCGGTGCTCCTCCCCTCAACAGTTTCGACAAATTATCCGGGCCACCTCTGCTGTTGCTCTTGAACCA GAagcacaaattgaatcaaaggAGGGCTCAAAAATTGACTTGTTTGCCTGCCCAATTTGCTATGATCCATTAGTAAGAAAAGGTCCTTCAGGATTTAACCT GCCTGCAATTTATAGATCTGGTTTTAAATGTAGAACGTGTAACAAGACGTATTCAAGCAAAAATATCTATCTTGATCTTACAGTTACTGCTGGTTCAAAGGATTACAATGAATTTAAACCAGCTGGAACTGAGCTATTTAG GAGCCCTCTTGTTTCCTTCTTGTATGAGAGAGGCTGGCGTCAAAATTTTAATCGTAGTGGTTTTCCTGGGCCTGATGATGAG TTCAAGATGGCGCAGGAGTATTTTCAACCTGTAGAAGGCGGTGTTCTTGTAGATGTTAGCTGTGGAAGTGGCTTGTTTTCCAGGAAGTTTGCCAAATCGGGGACCTATTCAAAAGTTGTTGCTCTTGACTTTTCAGAAAACATGCTTCTCCAGTGTTATGATTTTATCAAGAGTGACGATTCTATGTTAAACTC CAATCTTGCTCTCGTAAGGGCAGATATCTCCCGACTCCCCTTTCCTTCTGGTTCAGTTGATGGCGTTCATGCTGGTGCAGCCTTGCATTGTTGGCCATCTCCTTCTAATGCT GTTGCTGAAATCAATCGTATCTTGCGAAGTGGTGGTGTTTTTGTGGGAACTACTTTTCTTCGTTTCAGTTCATCAACTCCTGCATTTTTGAGGCCTCTCAGACAG GCTGGGCGGAACTACAACTATTTGACTGAGGAGGAGATCGAGGACGTGTGCACATCATGTGGTCTTATAAACTATACCAACAAAGTCCAACAATCGTTCATCATGTTTTCTGCGCAGAAACCTtga
- the LOC113694700 gene encoding uncharacterized methyltransferase At2g41040, chloroplastic isoform X2: MAAVAFSPWMIGVQDRFPLDPKCPFFPYNSLSHPPLRCSSPQQFRQIIRATSAVALEPEAQIESKEGSKIDLFACPICYDPLVRKGPSGFNLSPLVSFLYERGWRQNFNRSGFPGPDDEFKMAQEYFQPVEGGVLVDVSCGSGLFSRKFAKSGTYSKVVALDFSENMLLQCYDFIKSDDSMLNSNLALVRADISRLPFPSGSVDGVHAGAALHCWPSPSNAVAEINRILRSGGVFVGTTFLRFSSSTPAFLRPLRQAGRNYNYLTEEEIEDVCTSCGLINYTNKVQQSFIMFSAQKP, from the exons ATGGCAGCCGTGGCTTTTTCGCCTTGGATGATTGGAGTTCAAGATCGTTTTCCTTTAGACCCGAAATGCCCTTTTTTTCCTTATAATTCCCTGTCTCATCCTCCTCTCCGGTGCTCCTCCCCTCAACAGTTTCGACAAATTATCCGGGCCACCTCTGCTGTTGCTCTTGAACCA GAagcacaaattgaatcaaaggAGGGCTCAAAAATTGACTTGTTTGCCTGCCCAATTTGCTATGATCCATTAGTAAGAAAAGGTCCTTCAGGATTTAACCT GAGCCCTCTTGTTTCCTTCTTGTATGAGAGAGGCTGGCGTCAAAATTTTAATCGTAGTGGTTTTCCTGGGCCTGATGATGAG TTCAAGATGGCGCAGGAGTATTTTCAACCTGTAGAAGGCGGTGTTCTTGTAGATGTTAGCTGTGGAAGTGGCTTGTTTTCCAGGAAGTTTGCCAAATCGGGGACCTATTCAAAAGTTGTTGCTCTTGACTTTTCAGAAAACATGCTTCTCCAGTGTTATGATTTTATCAAGAGTGACGATTCTATGTTAAACTC CAATCTTGCTCTCGTAAGGGCAGATATCTCCCGACTCCCCTTTCCTTCTGGTTCAGTTGATGGCGTTCATGCTGGTGCAGCCTTGCATTGTTGGCCATCTCCTTCTAATGCT GTTGCTGAAATCAATCGTATCTTGCGAAGTGGTGGTGTTTTTGTGGGAACTACTTTTCTTCGTTTCAGTTCATCAACTCCTGCATTTTTGAGGCCTCTCAGACAG GCTGGGCGGAACTACAACTATTTGACTGAGGAGGAGATCGAGGACGTGTGCACATCATGTGGTCTTATAAACTATACCAACAAAGTCCAACAATCGTTCATCATGTTTTCTGCGCAGAAACCTtga